A genome region from Calliopsis andreniformis isolate RMS-2024a chromosome 2, iyCalAndr_principal, whole genome shotgun sequence includes the following:
- the LOC143188214 gene encoding uncharacterized protein LOC143188214 isoform X2, producing MDATIERECSALGGLFQQIITDMKNGAPLWEDLISKATKLHSCLRAAILAVSAYLETFQKIADAATNARGATKEIGTALTRICLRHKAVETRMKSFTSAIMDCLVLPLQEKLEDWKKSLINLDKEHAKEYKKARAELKKRSTDTLRLQKKKARKGQHLHVQAQVQCHGSALGDVELTRMLESSAAVVQEKRLSLEETERRAVRAALLEERGRFCLLARFLKPVLDEEIAMLMELTHLQEVSDQLQRHAASPHHLPPASEQVITDIKGCDVTQWSLATPPSSPSLSLGSRKSSMCSISSLTSSSSGSCKSHPSPSGHPWHRSLSQVSNVSSQNNQNTGSTTTRPVTTATWPDLQETSVQYDRQNQNTINERPHTISSAYEKGHQRPALSVYTFQAPDNSGCCHSQPASPVSSSSSCSSSNQQGSRVQLRRSNGSNRPPIPNRCSSLERPTVPVKNEPPGSPRGKPKLPLPAHLAKELATHQLQQPMYVNMHELANLAASRAQEMQLPLPPPPASLTAPGAEKTEGAEKDGGSQTSESSVESSSGYGSQTTIPHSHSLQNQNENAWNVPGAASTLTVRRGSMQQASKPPPPTRRTSTIITATFNTPSSGSNEERTDNTCDEAENLPPPPAFLLEGSSPTASPTPQRSVSVSETVRTLTELRHTPASPSLLRKATGQTQSHNSSSATLQHNTVLQVTRSSVERSCAAIRSASQERGSASTQMTTINTNVNIQGQGPGGVGQSFMAVLSAKLINSTGNNATSGNNANSPKSARKHSVEQQTNKNSKTPSGFLETLNAKLAQQQQTLQGNMSSKSASVRRIMGSRVPIMDPLQVRDSLMDQIRRGTSLRKTSGPINDRSAPKIY from the exons ATGGATGCAACAATTGAGAGAGAGTGCAGTGCTCTGGGTGGCCTCTTTCAACAGATTATCACTGACATGAAG aatgGAGCACCATTATGGGAAGACTTAATTTCAAAAGCAACAAAATTACATTCATGTTTAAG GGCTGCTATTTTAGCTGTTTCTGCATATCTTGAAACATTTCAAAAAATTGCTGATGCTGCAACTAATGCAAGAG gtgcaacaaaagaaattggAACTGCTTTAACTCGGATATGTCTTAGACACAAAGCAGTTGAAACACGTATGAAATCCTTTACCAG TGCTATTATGGATTGCTTAGTGTTGCCTCTTCAAGAAAAATTAGAAGATTGGAAAAAATCTTTAATAAATTTAGATAAGGAACATGCCAAAG AATACAAAAAAGCGAGAGCAGAATTAAAAAAACGATCTACTGATACATTACGATTACAAAAGAAAAAGGCTCGTAAGGGACAACATCTACATGTACAAGCACAAGTGCAATGTCATGGATCTGCATTAGGAGATGTTGAATTAACCCGTATGCTAGAATCGTCTGCGGCCGTTGTTCAAGAAAAACGCTTAAGTTTAGAAGAAACAGAAAGAAGAGCCGTTCGCGCAGCCCTGCTTGAGGAAAGAGGCAGATTTTGTCTTCTTGCCAGATTTTTGAAGCCAGTACTT GATGAGGAAATTGCAATGCTAATGGAACTGACGCACCTACAAGAAGTTTCTGATCAGTTGCAACGACATGCAGCTTCCCCGCATCATCTACCACCTGCGTCTGAACAAGTAATAACGGATATAAAAGGTTGCGATGTTACACAATGGTCACTCGCTACGCCTCCTTCCAGTCCTTCTTTGTCTCTTGGATCAAGGAAAAGTTCGATGTGTTCGATCAGTTCATTAACTAGTAGCAGCAGCGGTTCTTGCAAAAGTCATCCGAGCCCATCTGGACATCCTTGGCATAGATCACTTTCCCAG GTATCGAATGTGTCTTCTCAAAATAATCAAAATACTGGTAGTACTACAACAAGACCTGTAACCACTGCTACTTGGCCTGACTTACAGGAAACATCAGTTCAGTATGACAGACAAAATCAGAATACGATCAACGAACGACCTCATACGATCTCTTCTG CTTATGAAAAAGGACATCAAAGACCAGCACTCAGCGTTTACACATTCCAAGCTCCAGACAATAGTGGCTGTTGCCATAGTCAACCCGCTTCTCCagtttcttcttcctcttcatgTTCTTCCTCGAATCAACAAGGGTCTAGAGTACAGTTGCGTAGAAGTAATGGTAGTAATCGTCCTCCTATACCGAATAGATGTTCTAGTTTAGAACGGCCGACAGTTCCAGTGAAGAATGAACCTCCTGGAAGTCCTCGAGGCAAACCCAAATTACCGCTTCCAGCACATTTAGCGAAAG AGTTAGCAACACATCAACTTCAGCAACCAATGTATGTGAACATGCACGAATTAGCAAATCTAGCCGCAAGCCGTGCTCAGGAGATGCAGCTGCCGTTGCCTCCACCACCCGCATCATTAACAGCGCCGGGGGCTGAGAAG actGAAGGTGCAGAAAAAGATGGTGGAAGTCAAACGTCAGAATCTAGCGTTGAATCTAGTAGTGGATACGGTAGTCAAACTACCATACCGCATTCTCATTCGCTTCAGAATCAGAATGAGAATGCTTGGAATGTACCTGGTGCTGCGTCCACATTGACGGTTCGTAGAGGATCTATGCAACAAGCAAGCAAACCTCCTCCGCCGACAAGACGCACGTCTACTATCATAACTGCCACATTCAATACTCCTTCGTCTGGTTCTAATGAGGAGCGTACCGATAATACTTGCGACGAGGCTGAAAACCTTCCTCCACCGCCAGCATTTTTATTAGAAGGCTCTTCGCCCACAGCCAGCCCTACTCCTCAGCG ATCTGTCTCCGTGTCGGAAACAGTAAGGACCCTTACAGAACTGCGTCACACCCCTGCTAGCCCTTCCCTCTTGCGTAAGGCTACGGGGCAGACGCAGTCGCATAACAGCTCGTCTGCTACATTGCAACATAACACTGTGTTACAAGTAACTCGATCTTCCGTCGAACGTTCATGCGCAGCGATTCGTTCGGCTTCCCAAGAACGTGGATCTGCTAGCACGCAAATGACCACGATCAACACGAATGTAAATATTCAAGGGCAAGGTCCAGGGGGAGTTGGTCAGAGTTTTATGGCGGTTTTaagtgctaagcttattaacagtaCAGGTAATAATGCCACAAGTGGCAATAATGCCAATAGTCCTAAATCCGCGAGAAAGCATTCCGTTGAACAGCAGACAAATAAAAATTCCAAAACGCCGTCTGGTTTTCTTGAAACTTTAAACGCTAAGCTTGCACAGCAACAGCAAACTCTACAAGGGAATATGTCGAGTAAATCGGCAAGTGTTAGACGTATCATGGGTAGTCGCGTTCCCATTATGGATCCTTTGCAAGTTAGGGACTCTCTCATGGATCAGATTCGAAGGGGCACTTCCTTAAGAAAAACTAGTGGTCCCATTAACGATCGTTCAGCACCTAAAATATATTGA
- the LOC143188355 gene encoding uncharacterized protein LOC143188355 yields the protein MLLLIFEKALSSDYSKSIRSKRRHSRKLAMDLEMKHDESFCNILLKYLGNLIEISPNIFKFVAVAGFIAVVSYMFYSIHEQRFKKLTLETKHNVIGMQDIKNYNRAFIRHRSIISHKEMLRNLEYAAEKCYDKFYALKCIDIIVYCPQLLNVQSPLNGVTPFHRICFHGGAHLVAFALAKGADPFITTITGENALCMAVYYFLNNPKEYDFSFLNTLKTSGCPFGLRNKWYNVLLKMAHHNNNIKLMQWLILHKNVSPHKISRCLSMPPILKNYKIYF from the exons ATGCTGTTACTAATCTTTGAAAAAGCTCTTTCCTCAGATTATTCGAAAAGTATTAGAAGCAAAAGAAGACATTCAAGAAAACTAGCCATGGATCTTGAAATGAAACATGATGAATCTTTCTGTAATATATTGCTGAAATATCTtggaaatttaattgaaatatctcctaatatttttaaattcgttGCTGTTGCCGGCTTCATCGCAGTTGTTTCTTATATGTTCTACTCTATTCATG AACAGCGTTTCAAAAAACTTACGCTCGAAACAAAACACAATGTAATAGGAATGcaagatattaaaaattataatcGCGCGTTTATTCGACATCGAAGCATAATTAGTCATAAAGAAATGTTGCGTAATTTGGAATACGCGGCTGAA aaaTGTTATGACAAGTTTTATGCACTGAAATGCATTGACATAATAGTTTATTGTCCACAATTACTGAATGTGCAGTCTCCTCTTAATGGAGTAACACCTTTCCACCGTATTTGTTTTCATGGTGGTGCACATTTGGTAGCATTTGCCTTAGCAAaag GTGCAGATCCTTTTATCACTACAATAACAGGAGAAAATGCATTATGTATGGCTGTTTATTATTTCCTTAATAATCCAAAAGAATatgatttttcatttcttaACACTCTCAAAACCTCAG GATGCCCATTtggccttagaaataaatggTACAATGTATTACTAAAAATGgcgcatcataataataacataaaACTAATGCAATGGttaattttacataaaaatgtTTCACCTCATAAAATCTCAAGATGCTTATCTATGCCACCAATATTGAAGAATTACaa gatttatttttaa
- the LOC143187945 gene encoding intraflagellar transport protein 22 homolog, with protein sequence MQPLKIVVIGPVKSGKTTISNFLADATEIPYDYYPTHGVRILEFEVQNINLNNKNIRKDIQLWDCSGDHKFENCWPAIRKDLHGVILVYSEKSNDCLKEIQQAYDYFINQTKLGPDKCVIFCYDPEKKNPEISKSISSTFVNVSHVKCNIESGGNKLKSDFSSFISTIVTKMHNYIDQEEKNILSDNILFSK encoded by the exons ATGCAACCATTAAAAATAGTAGTTATAGGACCTGTTAAG AGTGGTAAAACGACGATATCAAATTTTCTGGCCGATGCTACTGAAAtaccttacgattattatccaaCTCATGGTGTTCGCATACTAGAATTCgaagtacaaaatataaatttaaataacaaaaatatcaGGAAAGATATTCAGTTATGGGATTGTAGTGGGGATCACAA ATTCGAAAATTGTTGGCCAGCTATAAGGAAAGATTTACATGGTGTAATACTTGTATACAGTGAAAAATCAAACGATTGTTTAAAGGAAATTCAACAAGCATATGATTATTTTATTAATCAAACAAAGTTGGGTCCAGATAAATGTGTAATATTTTGTTATGATCCCGAGAAAAAAAATCCAGAAATATCAAAAAGTATTT CTTCAACATTTGTGAATGTATCTCATGTAAAATGTAATATAGAAAGTGgtggaaataaacttaaatcTGACTTTTCTTCGTTTATTAGCACAATAGTTactaaaatgcataattatatagatcaagaagaaaaaaatattttaagcgATAATATATTATTTAGTAAGTAA
- the LOC143188214 gene encoding uncharacterized protein LOC143188214 isoform X3, whose protein sequence is MDATIERECSALGGLFQQIITDMKNGAPLWEDLISKATKLHSCLRAAILAVSAYLETFQKIADAATNARGATKEIGTALTRICLRHKAVETRMKSFTSAIMDCLVLPLQEKLEDWKKSLINLDKEHAKEYKKARAELKKRSTDTLRLQKKKARKGQHLHVQAQVQCHGSALGDVELTRMLESSAAVVQEKRLSLEETERRAVRAALLEERGRFCLLARFLKPVLDEEIAMLMELTHLQEVSDQLQRHAASPHHLPPASEQVITDIKGCDVTQWSLATPPSSPSLSLGSRKSSMCSISSLTSSSSGSCKSHPSPSGHPWHRSLSQETSVQYDRQNQNTINERPHTISSAYEKGHQRPALSVYTFQAPDNSGCCHSQPASPVSSSSSCSSSNQQGSRVQLRRSNGSNRPPIPNRCSSLERPTVPVKNEPPGSPRGKPKLPLPAHLAKELATHQLQQPMYVNMHELANLAASRAQEMQLPLPPPPASLTAPGAEKTEGAEKDGGSQTSESSVESSSGYGSQTTIPHSHSLQNQNENAWNVPGAASTLTVRRGSMQQASKPPPPTRRTSTIITATFNTPSSGSNEERTDNTCDEAENLPPPPAFLLEGSSPTASPTPQRSVSVSETVRTLTELRHTPASPSLLRKATGQTQSHNSSSATLQHNTVLQVTRSSVERSCAAIRSASQERGSASTQMTTINTNVNIQGQGPGGVGQSFMAVLSAKLINSTGNNATSGNNANSPKSARKHSVEQQTNKNSKTPSGFLETLNAKLAQQQQTLQGNMSSKSASVRRIMGSRVPIMDPLQVRDSLMDQIRRGTSLRKTSGPINDRSAPKIY, encoded by the exons ATGGATGCAACAATTGAGAGAGAGTGCAGTGCTCTGGGTGGCCTCTTTCAACAGATTATCACTGACATGAAG aatgGAGCACCATTATGGGAAGACTTAATTTCAAAAGCAACAAAATTACATTCATGTTTAAG GGCTGCTATTTTAGCTGTTTCTGCATATCTTGAAACATTTCAAAAAATTGCTGATGCTGCAACTAATGCAAGAG gtgcaacaaaagaaattggAACTGCTTTAACTCGGATATGTCTTAGACACAAAGCAGTTGAAACACGTATGAAATCCTTTACCAG TGCTATTATGGATTGCTTAGTGTTGCCTCTTCAAGAAAAATTAGAAGATTGGAAAAAATCTTTAATAAATTTAGATAAGGAACATGCCAAAG AATACAAAAAAGCGAGAGCAGAATTAAAAAAACGATCTACTGATACATTACGATTACAAAAGAAAAAGGCTCGTAAGGGACAACATCTACATGTACAAGCACAAGTGCAATGTCATGGATCTGCATTAGGAGATGTTGAATTAACCCGTATGCTAGAATCGTCTGCGGCCGTTGTTCAAGAAAAACGCTTAAGTTTAGAAGAAACAGAAAGAAGAGCCGTTCGCGCAGCCCTGCTTGAGGAAAGAGGCAGATTTTGTCTTCTTGCCAGATTTTTGAAGCCAGTACTT GATGAGGAAATTGCAATGCTAATGGAACTGACGCACCTACAAGAAGTTTCTGATCAGTTGCAACGACATGCAGCTTCCCCGCATCATCTACCACCTGCGTCTGAACAAGTAATAACGGATATAAAAGGTTGCGATGTTACACAATGGTCACTCGCTACGCCTCCTTCCAGTCCTTCTTTGTCTCTTGGATCAAGGAAAAGTTCGATGTGTTCGATCAGTTCATTAACTAGTAGCAGCAGCGGTTCTTGCAAAAGTCATCCGAGCCCATCTGGACATCCTTGGCATAGATCACTTTCCCAG GAAACATCAGTTCAGTATGACAGACAAAATCAGAATACGATCAACGAACGACCTCATACGATCTCTTCTG CTTATGAAAAAGGACATCAAAGACCAGCACTCAGCGTTTACACATTCCAAGCTCCAGACAATAGTGGCTGTTGCCATAGTCAACCCGCTTCTCCagtttcttcttcctcttcatgTTCTTCCTCGAATCAACAAGGGTCTAGAGTACAGTTGCGTAGAAGTAATGGTAGTAATCGTCCTCCTATACCGAATAGATGTTCTAGTTTAGAACGGCCGACAGTTCCAGTGAAGAATGAACCTCCTGGAAGTCCTCGAGGCAAACCCAAATTACCGCTTCCAGCACATTTAGCGAAAG AGTTAGCAACACATCAACTTCAGCAACCAATGTATGTGAACATGCACGAATTAGCAAATCTAGCCGCAAGCCGTGCTCAGGAGATGCAGCTGCCGTTGCCTCCACCACCCGCATCATTAACAGCGCCGGGGGCTGAGAAG actGAAGGTGCAGAAAAAGATGGTGGAAGTCAAACGTCAGAATCTAGCGTTGAATCTAGTAGTGGATACGGTAGTCAAACTACCATACCGCATTCTCATTCGCTTCAGAATCAGAATGAGAATGCTTGGAATGTACCTGGTGCTGCGTCCACATTGACGGTTCGTAGAGGATCTATGCAACAAGCAAGCAAACCTCCTCCGCCGACAAGACGCACGTCTACTATCATAACTGCCACATTCAATACTCCTTCGTCTGGTTCTAATGAGGAGCGTACCGATAATACTTGCGACGAGGCTGAAAACCTTCCTCCACCGCCAGCATTTTTATTAGAAGGCTCTTCGCCCACAGCCAGCCCTACTCCTCAGCG ATCTGTCTCCGTGTCGGAAACAGTAAGGACCCTTACAGAACTGCGTCACACCCCTGCTAGCCCTTCCCTCTTGCGTAAGGCTACGGGGCAGACGCAGTCGCATAACAGCTCGTCTGCTACATTGCAACATAACACTGTGTTACAAGTAACTCGATCTTCCGTCGAACGTTCATGCGCAGCGATTCGTTCGGCTTCCCAAGAACGTGGATCTGCTAGCACGCAAATGACCACGATCAACACGAATGTAAATATTCAAGGGCAAGGTCCAGGGGGAGTTGGTCAGAGTTTTATGGCGGTTTTaagtgctaagcttattaacagtaCAGGTAATAATGCCACAAGTGGCAATAATGCCAATAGTCCTAAATCCGCGAGAAAGCATTCCGTTGAACAGCAGACAAATAAAAATTCCAAAACGCCGTCTGGTTTTCTTGAAACTTTAAACGCTAAGCTTGCACAGCAACAGCAAACTCTACAAGGGAATATGTCGAGTAAATCGGCAAGTGTTAGACGTATCATGGGTAGTCGCGTTCCCATTATGGATCCTTTGCAAGTTAGGGACTCTCTCATGGATCAGATTCGAAGGGGCACTTCCTTAAGAAAAACTAGTGGTCCCATTAACGATCGTTCAGCACCTAAAATATATTGA
- the LOC143188214 gene encoding uncharacterized protein LOC143188214 isoform X1 — translation MDATIERECSALGGLFQQIITDMKNGAPLWEDLISKATKLHSCLRAAILAVSAYLETFQKIADAATNARGATKEIGTALTRICLRHKAVETRMKSFTSAIMDCLVLPLQEKLEDWKKSLINLDKEHAKEYKKARAELKKRSTDTLRLQKKKARKGQHLHVQAQVQCHGSALGDVELTRMLESSAAVVQEKRLSLEETERRAVRAALLEERGRFCLLARFLKPVLDEEIAMLMELTHLQEVSDQLQRHAASPHHLPPASEQVITDIKGCDVTQWSLATPPSSPSLSLGSRKSSMCSISSLTSSSSGSCKSHPSPSGHPWHRSLSQPVGVRPSSISGMMTLRHLANGSSRDSGFTSQDTLYTQPISEHQETSVQYDRQNQNTINERPHTISSAYEKGHQRPALSVYTFQAPDNSGCCHSQPASPVSSSSSCSSSNQQGSRVQLRRSNGSNRPPIPNRCSSLERPTVPVKNEPPGSPRGKPKLPLPAHLAKELATHQLQQPMYVNMHELANLAASRAQEMQLPLPPPPASLTAPGAEKTEGAEKDGGSQTSESSVESSSGYGSQTTIPHSHSLQNQNENAWNVPGAASTLTVRRGSMQQASKPPPPTRRTSTIITATFNTPSSGSNEERTDNTCDEAENLPPPPAFLLEGSSPTASPTPQRSVSVSETVRTLTELRHTPASPSLLRKATGQTQSHNSSSATLQHNTVLQVTRSSVERSCAAIRSASQERGSASTQMTTINTNVNIQGQGPGGVGQSFMAVLSAKLINSTGNNATSGNNANSPKSARKHSVEQQTNKNSKTPSGFLETLNAKLAQQQQTLQGNMSSKSASVRRIMGSRVPIMDPLQVRDSLMDQIRRGTSLRKTSGPINDRSAPKIY, via the exons ATGGATGCAACAATTGAGAGAGAGTGCAGTGCTCTGGGTGGCCTCTTTCAACAGATTATCACTGACATGAAG aatgGAGCACCATTATGGGAAGACTTAATTTCAAAAGCAACAAAATTACATTCATGTTTAAG GGCTGCTATTTTAGCTGTTTCTGCATATCTTGAAACATTTCAAAAAATTGCTGATGCTGCAACTAATGCAAGAG gtgcaacaaaagaaattggAACTGCTTTAACTCGGATATGTCTTAGACACAAAGCAGTTGAAACACGTATGAAATCCTTTACCAG TGCTATTATGGATTGCTTAGTGTTGCCTCTTCAAGAAAAATTAGAAGATTGGAAAAAATCTTTAATAAATTTAGATAAGGAACATGCCAAAG AATACAAAAAAGCGAGAGCAGAATTAAAAAAACGATCTACTGATACATTACGATTACAAAAGAAAAAGGCTCGTAAGGGACAACATCTACATGTACAAGCACAAGTGCAATGTCATGGATCTGCATTAGGAGATGTTGAATTAACCCGTATGCTAGAATCGTCTGCGGCCGTTGTTCAAGAAAAACGCTTAAGTTTAGAAGAAACAGAAAGAAGAGCCGTTCGCGCAGCCCTGCTTGAGGAAAGAGGCAGATTTTGTCTTCTTGCCAGATTTTTGAAGCCAGTACTT GATGAGGAAATTGCAATGCTAATGGAACTGACGCACCTACAAGAAGTTTCTGATCAGTTGCAACGACATGCAGCTTCCCCGCATCATCTACCACCTGCGTCTGAACAAGTAATAACGGATATAAAAGGTTGCGATGTTACACAATGGTCACTCGCTACGCCTCCTTCCAGTCCTTCTTTGTCTCTTGGATCAAGGAAAAGTTCGATGTGTTCGATCAGTTCATTAACTAGTAGCAGCAGCGGTTCTTGCAAAAGTCATCCGAGCCCATCTGGACATCCTTGGCATAGATCACTTTCCCAG CCTGTCGGTGTCAGGCCCTCCAGCATCAGTGGTATGATGACTCTGCGCCACTTGGCAAATGGTAGTTCCCGTGATTCAGGCTTCACTTCTCAGGATACACTGTATACGCAACCTATTTCCGAACATCAG GAAACATCAGTTCAGTATGACAGACAAAATCAGAATACGATCAACGAACGACCTCATACGATCTCTTCTG CTTATGAAAAAGGACATCAAAGACCAGCACTCAGCGTTTACACATTCCAAGCTCCAGACAATAGTGGCTGTTGCCATAGTCAACCCGCTTCTCCagtttcttcttcctcttcatgTTCTTCCTCGAATCAACAAGGGTCTAGAGTACAGTTGCGTAGAAGTAATGGTAGTAATCGTCCTCCTATACCGAATAGATGTTCTAGTTTAGAACGGCCGACAGTTCCAGTGAAGAATGAACCTCCTGGAAGTCCTCGAGGCAAACCCAAATTACCGCTTCCAGCACATTTAGCGAAAG AGTTAGCAACACATCAACTTCAGCAACCAATGTATGTGAACATGCACGAATTAGCAAATCTAGCCGCAAGCCGTGCTCAGGAGATGCAGCTGCCGTTGCCTCCACCACCCGCATCATTAACAGCGCCGGGGGCTGAGAAG actGAAGGTGCAGAAAAAGATGGTGGAAGTCAAACGTCAGAATCTAGCGTTGAATCTAGTAGTGGATACGGTAGTCAAACTACCATACCGCATTCTCATTCGCTTCAGAATCAGAATGAGAATGCTTGGAATGTACCTGGTGCTGCGTCCACATTGACGGTTCGTAGAGGATCTATGCAACAAGCAAGCAAACCTCCTCCGCCGACAAGACGCACGTCTACTATCATAACTGCCACATTCAATACTCCTTCGTCTGGTTCTAATGAGGAGCGTACCGATAATACTTGCGACGAGGCTGAAAACCTTCCTCCACCGCCAGCATTTTTATTAGAAGGCTCTTCGCCCACAGCCAGCCCTACTCCTCAGCG ATCTGTCTCCGTGTCGGAAACAGTAAGGACCCTTACAGAACTGCGTCACACCCCTGCTAGCCCTTCCCTCTTGCGTAAGGCTACGGGGCAGACGCAGTCGCATAACAGCTCGTCTGCTACATTGCAACATAACACTGTGTTACAAGTAACTCGATCTTCCGTCGAACGTTCATGCGCAGCGATTCGTTCGGCTTCCCAAGAACGTGGATCTGCTAGCACGCAAATGACCACGATCAACACGAATGTAAATATTCAAGGGCAAGGTCCAGGGGGAGTTGGTCAGAGTTTTATGGCGGTTTTaagtgctaagcttattaacagtaCAGGTAATAATGCCACAAGTGGCAATAATGCCAATAGTCCTAAATCCGCGAGAAAGCATTCCGTTGAACAGCAGACAAATAAAAATTCCAAAACGCCGTCTGGTTTTCTTGAAACTTTAAACGCTAAGCTTGCACAGCAACAGCAAACTCTACAAGGGAATATGTCGAGTAAATCGGCAAGTGTTAGACGTATCATGGGTAGTCGCGTTCCCATTATGGATCCTTTGCAAGTTAGGGACTCTCTCATGGATCAGATTCGAAGGGGCACTTCCTTAAGAAAAACTAGTGGTCCCATTAACGATCGTTCAGCACCTAAAATATATTGA
- the Ppat-dpck gene encoding bifunctional Phosphopantetheine adenylyltransferase - Dephospho-CoA kinase, with protein MANTGLLVLTNPTKVSKLLPIIKKHVLKTLYIQYFPEKNTFLSGNYTFTKSQWRTTRYAQTISNIYINTSAISSRLDVRVLLTSIKNPALSIINTKKPVEVVIFDQIYSKKEADTFIQDCLANTSMGCNFVTLNDDQKVEKMDDTMPCVEEEKIYKNVVLGGTFDRIHNGHKIFLSEAVLRCTEKLTVGVTDTNMLHGKLLWELIEPCSNRIQNIIDFLEDIDSTLEYNVVPINDMYGPTKDDPTFEMIVVSEETKRGGIKINEVRKERNLSQLDIHVVKLVTDENHREHEESKISSSNSRIRLLGTRLRAPRINDKPLRPYIIGLTGGIASGKSSVANKLEKLGAGLVNCDKIAHDLYLPGNTCFDVILKHFGPTILRSDGFIDRKALGNIVFHDNTQLQRLNELVWPLILDETKKQINDLYAKGFDIIVMEAAVLIQAKWQNACHEIWTCIIPQEEAVKRVTERNGLTEDEAKLRIQVQPTNVEQVNEATVVICTLWSHNVTEEQVQKAWNELMTFLNKQ; from the exons atggcaaacacTGGACTATTAGTTTTAACAAATCCAACGAAAGTGTCAAAATTGTTACCAATTATTAAGAAACATGTATTAAAAACATTATACATTCAGTATTTTCCAGAGAAAAATACTTTTCTGTCAGGAAATTACACGTTTACGAAATCTCAATGGAGAACAACGCGGTACGCTCAAACCATTTCCAATATTTACATTAACACGTCTGCAATATCCTCACGACTTGATGTCCGAGTTCTACTTACGAGTATAAAAAATCCTGCCCTATCGATAATTAATACTAAAAAGCCTGTAGAAGTTGTAATTTTTGATCAAATCTATAGTAAAAAGGAAGCTGATACATTTATACAAGACTGTTTAGCTAATACTTCTATGGGCTGTAATTTTGTtactcttaatgatgatcaaaaGGTGGAGAAAATGGATGATACAATGCCTTGTgtagaagaagaaaaaatttacaaaaatgtAGTGCTTGGTGGTACATTTGATCGTATACATAACGGTCATAAAATATTTCTAAGCGAAGCTGTGCTACGTTGCACAGAAAAACTTACAGTTGGAGTGACTGATACAAATATGTTACATG GAAAACTATTATGGGAATTGATAGAACCTTGTTCTaatagaattcagaatattatagATTTTCTAGAAGATATAGATTCCACATTAGAATACAATGTTGTTCCAATAAATGACATGTATGGTCCAACCAAGGATGATCCAACATTTGAAATGATAGTAGTTAGTGAAGAAACAAAACGTGGTGGTATTAAAATAAATGAAGTACGCAAGGAAAGGAACCTGAGTCAATTAGATATTCATGTTGTGAAATTGGTGACAGATGAGAATCATAGAGAACATGAAGAAAGTAAAATTAGTTCTAGCAATAGCAGAATACGATTATTAGGAACACGACTTCGAGCACCT AGAATTAATGATAAACCATTAAGGCCTTACATTATTGGTTTAACTGGTGGTATAGCAAGTGGAAAGTCATCAGTAGCTAATAAATTGGAAAAATTAGGTGCAGGTCTTGTAAACTGTGATAAAATAGCTCATGATTTGTATCTACCTGGTAACACTTGTTTTGATGTAATACTTAAACACTTTGGACCAACTATCTTGAGATCTGATGGATTTATTGATAGAAAAGCCCTTGGAAATATAGTGTTTCATGATAAT ACACAGTTACAAAGGTTAAATGAACTTGTTTGGCCTCTGATATTGGATGAAACaaaaaaacaaataaatgaTCTTTATGCTAAAGGATTTGATATAATTGTAATGGAGGCAGCTGTTTTAATTCAAGCTAAGTGGCAAAATGCATGCCACGAAATTTGGACTTGCATCATTCCACAAGAAGAA GCTGTAAAACGAGTAACAGAAAGAAATGGATTAACTGAAGATGAAGCAAAATTAAGAATTCAAGTTCAACCAACTAATGTAGAACAAGTTAATGAAGCTACTGTTGTTATATGTACTCTGTGGAGTCATAATGTTACTGAGGAACAAGTGCAAAAAGCATGGAATGAATTAATGACATTTTTAAATAAACAATAA